The following are from one region of the Bos mutus isolate GX-2022 chromosome 18, NWIPB_WYAK_1.1, whole genome shotgun sequence genome:
- the THAP8 gene encoding THAP domain-containing protein 8 isoform X2, with protein MGREHWVPSCHQHLCSEHFAPSCFQWRWGVRYLRPDAVPSIFSRVPPAQRQQSSRSTEKPVVPPPLQATPSLASGPVQLLVLGPASGAPEAPATVFLTPLSLQPAPAGPRPGASAQHPRAGLGAALGALQRRVRRLQRRHERHQARLRALEQLARQLQARAHWGRLCALPRPEESQAFTIICGGPDIAVVLAHGPASPTLDAKPELLDTQTPSA; from the exons ATGGGCCGTGAGCACTGGGTGCCCAGCTGCCACCAGCACTTGTGCAGCGAGCACTTCGCCCCCTCTTGCTTCCAGTGGCGCTGGGGCGTGCGCTACCTGCGACCCGACGCCGTGCCCTCCATCTTCTCCCGAGTGCCGCCCGCCCAG AGGCAGCAGAGTTCCCGAAGCACGGAGAAACCCGTCGTGCCTCCGCCTCTGCAGGCGACCCCATCCTTGGCCTCTGGGCCTGTACAGCTCTTGGTGCTGGGGCCAGCCTCCGGGGCCCCCGAGGCTCCAGCCACCGTGTTCCTGACGCCCCTGTCGCTTCAGCCGGCGCCCGCGGGGCCGCGCCCTGGAGCATCGGCCCAGCACCCCAGGGCCGGGCTGGGCGCGGCGCTGGGCGCGCTGCAGCGGCGGGTGCGGAGGCTCCAGCGGCGCCACGAGCGGCACCAGGCGCGGCTGCGGGCCCTGGAACAGCTGGCGCGGCAGCTGCAGGCGCGGGCGCACTGGGGCCGGCTGTGTGCG CTCCCTCGACCTGAGGAATCCCAAGCCTTCACCATCATCTGTGGAGGGCCTGACATTGCTGTGGTCCTTGCCCATGGTCCTGCATCTCCCACGCTGGATGCCAAGCCTGAGCTCCTGGACACTCAGACTCCCAGTGCCTAA